The following coding sequences lie in one Litoribacterium kuwaitense genomic window:
- a CDS encoding extracellular solute-binding protein translates to MKKKKQMLMSLFVLVLLLVACNNAEEAGDETNSESTEDVTINPVGELPIVDETMTLRMFAPQYPTIEDMETNTYTKWLEEQTNIRIDWDLVPNEALNDRKQLMLASGDYPEVILHGNLTPEEQMRYGGQGVFLPLNQLIDEYAPNVKAAMEEIDYLERFMKTPDGNIYSVPMVNECYHCTYPNKYWMNKKWLDKLGLDVPKTTDDLYTVLKAFKEDDPNGNGEADEIPLTAATEETMWGGNFAVYLMSPFIYNDGDTYLIVRDDEVSLAADTEEWKEGLKFMNKLYSEGLIDQGAFTQNVDAVNQIANRQPDNIMGSVTTALLSYALTPDDNTPRHKDYVTVPPLIGPDGVQQANIEASVTSGQFALTSKATEQQQIAAMRLVDFLFTEEAILLQENGPEGKGWRMAEEGELDYNGEQAKYSSIPVEEQSQTHNDGWEQIGPSLRTFEYRASFTAPEDPLAKDGYGMRLHQETKNNYEPYETTENYPSGIYISMENSNEAAQLKTTIADYIETNLAQFVTGTKNFENDWDDYVSGFEGLQLNRYIEIYQEAYDR, encoded by the coding sequence TTGAAAAAGAAAAAACAGATGCTGATGAGCTTATTCGTTTTGGTGCTATTATTGGTTGCTTGTAATAACGCAGAGGAAGCAGGAGACGAGACCAATAGCGAGAGTACAGAAGATGTTACGATCAACCCAGTTGGCGAATTACCCATTGTCGATGAAACGATGACGTTGCGTATGTTTGCACCACAGTATCCAACGATTGAAGATATGGAAACAAATACGTATACAAAATGGTTAGAGGAACAAACAAATATTCGGATTGATTGGGATCTTGTGCCAAATGAAGCTTTAAATGACCGAAAGCAGCTGATGCTGGCGAGTGGAGATTATCCAGAGGTCATTCTACACGGAAACTTAACACCTGAAGAACAGATGAGATATGGAGGGCAAGGTGTATTTCTACCCTTAAATCAGTTGATCGATGAATACGCACCGAATGTTAAAGCAGCAATGGAAGAGATTGACTATTTAGAGCGCTTTATGAAGACACCAGATGGAAATATTTATTCTGTTCCAATGGTGAATGAGTGTTATCACTGTACGTATCCAAATAAATATTGGATGAATAAAAAATGGCTTGATAAATTAGGTCTGGATGTCCCAAAGACGACGGACGACTTGTATACGGTATTAAAAGCCTTTAAGGAGGACGATCCGAACGGTAATGGTGAAGCAGATGAGATTCCGCTTACCGCTGCGACAGAAGAGACGATGTGGGGTGGGAATTTTGCTGTCTATCTCATGAGTCCATTTATTTATAATGATGGAGATACGTATTTGATCGTTCGGGATGATGAGGTCTCATTAGCTGCCGACACCGAAGAATGGAAAGAAGGCCTTAAATTTATGAATAAGCTATATTCAGAAGGTCTTATCGATCAAGGAGCCTTCACACAAAATGTGGATGCTGTAAACCAAATTGCGAACCGCCAGCCCGATAATATTATGGGCTCGGTGACGACGGCGCTTTTAAGTTATGCGTTAACGCCAGATGATAACACACCACGCCATAAAGATTATGTCACAGTCCCGCCATTAATCGGTCCTGATGGTGTCCAACAGGCAAATATTGAAGCGAGTGTCACGAGCGGTCAGTTTGCGTTAACAAGTAAAGCAACCGAACAGCAGCAAATCGCAGCGATGAGACTTGTCGATTTCCTCTTTACAGAAGAAGCGATTTTATTACAGGAAAATGGTCCAGAAGGCAAAGGTTGGCGGATGGCTGAAGAAGGCGAGCTCGATTATAATGGCGAACAGGCGAAATATTCATCTATTCCTGTTGAGGAGCAATCCCAAACACATAACGATGGCTGGGAGCAGATCGGTCCGTCGTTGCGGACGTTCGAGTACCGAGCCTCCTTTACGGCCCCAGAAGATCCACTTGCTAAGGATGGTTACGGGATGAGGCTTCACCAAGAAACGAAAAATAACTATGAGCCATATGAAACAACAGAAAACTATCCGAGTGGCATCTACATTAGCATGGAAAATTCGAATGAAGCGGCACAATTGAAAACGACAATCGCCGATTATATCGAAACAAACTTAGCGCAGTTTG
- a CDS encoding carbohydrate ABC transporter permease yields MAKQKQNTIRESYGDRLFLAGVYLFLFIVLLVILLPLLNIISSSLSHPSAVVSGEVWLWPVDFSIAGYQAVFDNPNIIIGFRNSLFYTVVGTFINVVLTIMLAYPLSRKTLYGRGLVMAILVFTMLFDGGLIPYYLVVKSLGLLNTPWAMLLPGAVAVFQVIIARTFFQTTIPDDLYEAAEIDGCSDLRFITSVVLPLSKPIIAVMALMYAVGHWNTYFQALIFLRDPDLFPLQIILREILVLNSVDPTMMSNVDQALALAGLREQLKYALIVVASVPVLLIYPFVQKHFTKGVMIGSLKS; encoded by the coding sequence ATGGCTAAACAGAAGCAGAATACGATCCGTGAGTCTTACGGAGATCGTCTATTTTTAGCTGGAGTGTATTTGTTTTTATTCATCGTTTTGCTCGTTATTTTGCTTCCTTTGCTCAATATTATCAGCTCTTCTTTAAGTCACCCAAGTGCTGTTGTGTCTGGTGAAGTCTGGTTATGGCCGGTTGATTTTTCAATCGCAGGGTATCAAGCGGTGTTTGATAATCCAAATATTATCATTGGCTTTCGAAACTCCTTGTTTTATACCGTCGTTGGTACGTTCATCAACGTCGTCTTGACGATTATGCTGGCGTATCCGTTATCGCGCAAAACGCTGTATGGTCGTGGTCTCGTCATGGCAATCCTCGTGTTTACGATGTTATTTGATGGAGGACTTATTCCATATTATTTGGTCGTAAAATCATTGGGCTTACTGAATACGCCATGGGCTATGCTATTGCCAGGAGCCGTTGCTGTGTTTCAAGTGATCATTGCTCGGACCTTTTTTCAGACGACGATTCCGGACGATTTATATGAAGCTGCGGAAATTGATGGCTGTAGTGACCTGCGGTTTATTACGAGCGTTGTCTTGCCCTTATCAAAGCCAATTATTGCTGTGATGGCATTGATGTATGCAGTAGGGCATTGGAATACGTATTTCCAAGCATTAATTTTCTTAAGAGATCCAGACCTGTTCCCATTGCAAATTATTCTCCGGGAAATTTTAGTTTTAAACTCAGTTGATCCAACAATGATGTCCAATGTGGATCAGGCGCTTGCTTTAGCTGGACTCAGGGAGCAGCTAAAATACGCGTTGATTGTCGTCGCAAGCGTACCTGTTCTGCTGATCTATCCATTTGTACAAAAGCATTTTACTAAAGGTGTGATGATTGGCTCATTAAAGTCCTGA
- a CDS encoding ABC transporter permease produces MAMGKAIERKDTNVALRQQKRKRNKRFMKKHWQLYLLLSIPLAFIITFKYIPMFGTVIAFKDYNVIKGMWGSEWVGFDHFIQFFNLPIFWTIIKNTLGLSLYGLAVGFPAPILLALALNEVRQGLFKRSVQMVTYAPYFISTVIMVSILIVALSPNTGIVNHFLGIFGLDPRNFMGEPALFKTIYVLSDVWQTTGYGAIIYLAALAGVNPELYEAAKIDGASRFQKIINIDLPSILPVTVILLILNIGNMMAIGFEKIYLMQNPLNVPTSEVISTYVYKVGLIESNFSFSTAVGLFNSIINLILLVVVNHVAKRVSNNSLW; encoded by the coding sequence ATGGCAATGGGAAAAGCGATTGAGCGAAAGGATACAAATGTAGCGCTCCGCCAGCAAAAAAGAAAAAGAAACAAACGGTTCATGAAAAAGCATTGGCAGCTTTATCTATTGCTGTCGATCCCTTTGGCCTTCATCATTACGTTCAAATATATTCCGATGTTCGGAACGGTGATTGCCTTTAAAGATTACAACGTCATAAAAGGGATGTGGGGGAGTGAGTGGGTCGGTTTTGACCATTTCATCCAATTTTTTAATTTGCCAATTTTTTGGACTATTATTAAAAATACGCTTGGTCTTAGTTTGTACGGTCTTGCCGTCGGCTTCCCGGCCCCTATTTTGTTAGCTCTTGCTTTAAACGAAGTACGGCAGGGATTATTTAAAAGGTCGGTTCAGATGGTGACCTATGCGCCCTATTTTATTTCCACTGTGATTATGGTATCGATTTTAATTGTTGCCCTTTCCCCAAATACTGGGATTGTAAATCATTTCCTCGGTATTTTTGGTTTAGATCCGAGAAATTTTATGGGAGAACCAGCGCTTTTTAAGACGATTTATGTGCTCTCGGATGTGTGGCAGACGACAGGCTATGGGGCTATCATATACTTAGCCGCCTTGGCAGGGGTCAACCCGGAATTGTATGAGGCTGCGAAAATTGATGGCGCTTCAAGGTTTCAAAAAATTATAAACATCGACTTGCCGAGCATTTTGCCAGTGACCGTCATTCTTCTTATTTTGAATATTGGAAACATGATGGCGATAGGCTTTGAAAAAATATACTTAATGCAAAATCCATTGAATGTTCCAACGTCGGAAGTCATCTCTACGTACGTGTATAAAGTCGGTTTGATAGAATCCAACTTCAGCTTTTCGACTGCCGTCGGATTGTTCAACTCAATCATTAATCTTATTTTACTTGTTGTCGTTAACCACGTTGCGAAACGAGTCTCAAACAACAGTCTATGGTAA
- a CDS encoding alpha-L-fucosidase — MSDQNANVEEKDVEQGVHSFSSEDKWVKPEDPALLEQIEWFKDQKLGFMMHWGPYSQLGLVESWALSDHDADWSREDVDWESDPEVFKQQYFDLNKSFNPIRFQPDEWAELAQEGGFKYFLFTTKHHDGFCMWDTKTTDYKVTDPSCPFHTHKNADIVKHAFDAFRAKGLPIAAYFSKADWHTPTYWAPNMERGSHMWRGPSYDPEKHPELWEEFVKFTHEQMMELLTDYGRIEVLWLDAGWVSPRSKQDIRLGELVEKAREQQPWLLSADRLIGGPYENIITPEQAVPAKPMDVPWESCITMGSAFSFRYEDDYKPTRELIHLLIEVISKGGNLALNVAAQPDGRLPRGAVERMKEMGAWLNVHGEAVYGTRMCAPHYLGNIAFTRKEDTVYCFYMYDAEDSDVRRNISIPYPEKVNRVDIVGGPEDLPFTQTDEGIQLSLPDSELSLLAPIAHVFRLR; from the coding sequence ATGTCTGACCAAAATGCCAATGTCGAAGAAAAAGACGTTGAACAAGGTGTTCACAGTTTCAGCAGCGAGGATAAGTGGGTTAAGCCCGAAGATCCTGCCCTTTTAGAACAAATCGAATGGTTTAAAGACCAAAAGCTTGGTTTTATGATGCACTGGGGACCGTATTCTCAATTGGGACTGGTCGAATCGTGGGCGTTAAGTGATCATGATGCTGATTGGTCACGTGAGGACGTCGATTGGGAATCCGATCCTGAGGTATTTAAACAGCAATATTTTGATTTAAACAAAAGCTTTAACCCGATTCGCTTCCAACCAGACGAATGGGCCGAACTTGCACAAGAAGGCGGCTTTAAGTACTTTTTATTTACAACGAAACACCACGATGGCTTTTGTATGTGGGATACAAAAACGACAGATTATAAAGTGACCGACCCGAGCTGCCCTTTCCACACCCATAAAAATGCGGATATTGTAAAGCACGCTTTCGATGCCTTCCGAGCAAAAGGTTTGCCGATTGCTGCCTATTTTTCAAAAGCCGATTGGCACACGCCGACCTACTGGGCGCCAAACATGGAACGCGGTTCACACATGTGGCGCGGACCGTCATATGACCCAGAGAAGCATCCAGAATTGTGGGAGGAATTTGTCAAATTCACCCACGAACAAATGATGGAGCTGTTAACCGATTATGGGAGAATCGAAGTGTTGTGGCTCGATGCCGGATGGGTCTCACCGAGAAGCAAACAAGATATTCGTCTTGGAGAACTTGTCGAAAAAGCACGTGAGCAGCAACCATGGCTACTTTCCGCGGATCGCCTCATTGGCGGCCCTTACGAGAATATCATTACACCAGAACAAGCCGTTCCTGCCAAGCCAATGGATGTTCCATGGGAAAGCTGTATTACGATGGGATCTGCCTTCTCATTCCGCTATGAAGACGATTACAAGCCGACGAGAGAGCTGATTCATCTCCTCATAGAAGTCATTTCAAAAGGCGGAAATCTTGCCTTAAATGTCGCCGCCCAGCCTGATGGCCGGCTTCCACGCGGTGCGGTAGAGCGCATGAAAGAAATGGGCGCCTGGTTGAACGTTCACGGAGAAGCAGTCTATGGCACGAGAATGTGTGCCCCACACTACCTAGGAAATATTGCATTTACTAGAAAAGAAGACACGGTATACTGTTTTTATATGTACGACGCCGAAGATAGCGACGTAAGACGTAATATCTCCATACCCTATCCAGAAAAAGTCAATCGGGTCGATATTGTTGGCGGACCAGAAGACCTTCCATTTACACAAACTGATGAAGGAATACAATTGAGCTTACCTGATTCCGAGTTAAGCTTACTGGCACCGATTGCCCACGTATTTCGCTTGAGATAA
- a CDS encoding MerR family transcriptional regulator, translating to MEYTVKMLAKMAGVSTRTLRYYDEIDLLRPARVNASGYRIYGTEQVDRLQQILFYKELGVDLEHIKRIVTDPSFNALHALHEHKKHLQQKHDRLNALLASVQQAIDLTERGIPMEDQEKFAAFKHEQITENERLYGKELREAYGEKTIKASNKLFKSMTIEQYDAFKRLEQEVLDTLQEAYQTGDPTSAAAQKTAALHKEWLSYTWPTYSPEAHAGLVQMYVDDPRFSAYYDKHQPGTAAFLRDAVLFFTGQNDS from the coding sequence TTGGAATATACCGTAAAGATGCTTGCCAAAATGGCCGGTGTTAGCACACGCACACTTCGTTATTACGATGAAATCGACCTTTTGCGGCCGGCTCGCGTGAATGCATCCGGCTATAGGATTTACGGCACCGAGCAAGTCGATCGCCTGCAGCAAATCCTTTTTTACAAAGAGCTCGGCGTCGACTTAGAGCACATTAAACGCATTGTAACCGATCCATCATTTAATGCCCTGCACGCCTTGCATGAACACAAAAAACACCTACAGCAAAAGCATGACCGGTTGAACGCGCTCCTTGCAAGTGTTCAGCAAGCAATTGACTTAACAGAAAGGGGAATTCCTATGGAGGATCAAGAAAAATTTGCGGCTTTTAAACATGAACAAATCACCGAAAACGAACGCCTTTATGGTAAAGAGTTGAGAGAAGCTTACGGAGAAAAAACAATTAAAGCCTCCAATAAGCTGTTTAAAAGCATGACCATTGAGCAATACGATGCCTTTAAGCGCCTCGAACAAGAGGTACTAGACACACTACAAGAAGCCTATCAAACTGGTGATCCTACAAGTGCGGCGGCGCAAAAAACAGCCGCTTTACACAAGGAATGGCTTAGCTACACATGGCCGACCTATTCGCCAGAAGCCCATGCAGGACTTGTACAAATGTACGTTGACGACCCACGCTTCTCGGCTTACTACGACAAGCACCAGCCAGGAACCGCCGCTTTCTTAAGGGACGCCGTACTCTTTTTCACAGGACAAAATGATTCATAG
- a CDS encoding YqaA family protein has product MFQAFLDFLMEFGIWGLIVHSFLDAVIFPIPAFFTQVSLSILNPSQALWLATAGYIACLIGTPFGYWIGRGLGKGVLEKILKKKWIVQANHMFRKNGEAAVMIGAFTPIPFKVFTILSGFLKFPLWKLIVFAAVGRAVKFYAVGTLFFMYGQTAEHMVKDVSLYIFIIAVPVLLVGLVIKRKLAKKLVHSDKETNQIQVEKD; this is encoded by the coding sequence ATGTTTCAAGCTTTTTTAGACTTTTTAATGGAATTCGGCATCTGGGGGCTAATCGTTCACTCGTTTTTAGATGCGGTCATTTTTCCGATACCTGCGTTTTTTACGCAAGTGTCTTTAAGTATATTAAATCCTTCTCAGGCGCTGTGGCTAGCGACTGCAGGCTATATCGCATGCCTCATCGGCACGCCTTTTGGCTATTGGATTGGCCGTGGTCTTGGAAAAGGTGTATTAGAAAAGATATTAAAAAAGAAATGGATTGTTCAGGCAAATCATATGTTTCGCAAAAATGGCGAGGCCGCCGTTATGATTGGGGCATTTACCCCCATTCCTTTTAAAGTATTTACCATTCTATCGGGCTTTTTGAAATTTCCGCTCTGGAAACTCATTGTTTTTGCTGCGGTGGGGCGAGCTGTTAAATTTTATGCCGTTGGTACGTTGTTTTTTATGTATGGTCAAACGGCCGAGCACATGGTTAAAGATGTATCTCTGTATATCTTTATCATCGCTGTACCAGTTCTTCTGGTCGGTTTAGTCATTAAACGAAAATTGGCAAAAAAATTGGTGCATTCTGACAAAGAAACCAATCAAATACAAGTTGAAAAAGATTAA
- a CDS encoding carbohydrate ABC transporter permease, whose protein sequence is MFDIFNACFMIVLMFATLYPFLYVLFASVSDPSQFSQHRGFLLFPLGFSVEAYKMVFDNPMLLISYSNTLFYVIVGTVINMFLTAMAAYGLSRKKVMLAKPIMLMIVFTMFFSGGLIPTYLLIGDLGLLDTRWAMILPTAISAWNLIIMRTSFQGIPDSLEESARIDGANDFTIFFRIIIPLSLPVLAVITLFYAVGHWNQYFNAMIYLRDRELFPLQLILREILIENSTDGMMQGVVAGDRFIIGETIKYATIIVATIPILFLYPFLQRFFVKGVLIGSLKE, encoded by the coding sequence ATGTTTGATATCTTTAACGCGTGCTTTATGATCGTTCTAATGTTTGCGACGCTGTATCCCTTTTTGTACGTTCTTTTTGCGTCAGTAAGTGATCCGTCGCAATTTTCGCAACATCGTGGCTTTCTGTTATTTCCATTAGGGTTTTCTGTTGAGGCATATAAGATGGTGTTTGATAACCCGATGCTTTTGATTAGCTATAGCAACACATTGTTCTATGTGATTGTTGGAACAGTCATCAACATGTTTTTGACGGCAATGGCAGCGTATGGGTTATCGCGCAAAAAAGTGATGCTGGCTAAACCAATTATGTTGATGATCGTCTTTACGATGTTCTTCTCTGGTGGTCTTATCCCAACGTACTTACTCATCGGGGATTTGGGACTGCTGGACACAAGGTGGGCGATGATTTTGCCGACGGCGATCAGTGCCTGGAACCTTATTATTATGCGGACGTCGTTTCAAGGCATCCCAGATAGCTTGGAAGAGTCCGCACGCATTGATGGGGCAAATGATTTTACGATCTTCTTCAGGATCATTATTCCGCTCTCATTACCAGTTTTAGCGGTCATCACGCTTTTTTATGCGGTAGGGCATTGGAATCAATACTTTAACGCTATGATATATTTGCGTGATCGTGAATTATTTCCTTTACAGCTTATCCTGCGGGAGATTTTAATTGAAAATAGTACTGACGGCATGATGCAGGGTGTTGTCGCTGGGGATCGCTTTATTATTGGAGAAACGATCAAATATGCGACCATTATTGTCGCCACGATTCCAATTCTATTCTTGTATCCTTTTCTGCAACGTTTTTTCGTCAAAGGCGTACTGATTGGTTCCTTAAAAGAATAA
- a CDS encoding ABC transporter permease, with protein MGRTAVTKKAESTQFARQSYWYRLGQDLKRNRYIYIMVLPAVLYYVIFHYFPMYGLQIAFKDYSTAVGIWSSPWTGFNHFIEFFNGYYFWTLIRNTLLISIYELLFAFPAPILLALLLNEVRRMAFKRTIQTVTYLPHFISVVVVVGMIVDFTSKDGLVNQLIAFIGLEPVSFLQEAEWFRTIYVGSGIWQGIGWGSIIYLAAMANVQPQLYEAARMDGAGRFRQAIHVTIPGILPTIVILFILQMGNMMTIGYEKIILMYNPMTYETADVISTYVYRKGILEADFSYSAAVGLFNAVINFALLIGANAMSRKITDSSLW; from the coding sequence ATGGGTCGAACGGCTGTAACGAAAAAAGCCGAGAGTACACAGTTTGCGAGACAGAGCTATTGGTATAGGCTTGGTCAAGACCTCAAAAGAAACCGCTATATTTACATTATGGTTCTGCCAGCCGTTCTGTACTACGTCATATTTCATTACTTTCCGATGTACGGTCTGCAAATCGCTTTTAAAGATTACAGTACAGCGGTTGGTATTTGGAGCAGTCCGTGGACCGGCTTCAATCATTTTATCGAGTTTTTCAACGGCTATTACTTTTGGACGCTCATTCGCAATACGCTCTTAATTAGTATCTACGAGTTGCTTTTTGCCTTCCCCGCACCTATTTTATTGGCATTATTGCTCAATGAAGTGCGGCGTATGGCATTTAAGCGAACCATTCAAACGGTTACGTATTTACCTCACTTTATTTCGGTGGTCGTCGTCGTTGGGATGATCGTCGATTTTACGTCAAAGGATGGTTTAGTCAACCAATTGATCGCTTTTATCGGTCTCGAGCCAGTGTCCTTTTTACAAGAGGCGGAATGGTTTCGAACGATCTATGTCGGTTCGGGCATTTGGCAAGGGATTGGTTGGGGTTCGATTATTTATCTAGCGGCAATGGCCAATGTCCAGCCGCAATTGTATGAGGCGGCGCGCATGGATGGTGCTGGACGTTTTCGACAAGCCATTCATGTGACGATTCCAGGCATTCTGCCGACGATCGTCATTCTATTTATTTTGCAAATGGGGAATATGATGACCATCGGCTATGAGAAGATTATTCTCATGTACAATCCGATGACCTATGAGACCGCTGACGTGATCTCCACCTACGTTTATCGAAAAGGGATTCTCGAAGCTGACTTTAGCTATAGTGCGGCTGTCGGACTCTTTAATGCAGTGATTAATTTTGCGCTTCTGATCGGTGCGAACGCGATGAGCCGGAAAATTACCGACAGCAGTCTATGGTGA
- a CDS encoding extracellular solute-binding protein has protein sequence MEKKALSWVSSLLLLTIVILSGCQSDEATSETESGEGAEEGALEITYFNSLNTAVAANLTTLNDVAAYQELEKRTGVKVDFEHPPVGGDVNQQFNLMMASGDLPDVIEWLWTGVPGGITKYANEKKLVRLNDYLDEHAPNLSAVLEENPEWRKQISADDGGIYQFPFLRGDEKLLTFFGPIIRQDWLDDLGLERPETIDEWHEVLTAFKNEDPNGNGEADEIPLLPDLASNAFVGAFGVIPGFYHEDNEVHYGPIEPEFKEFLTLMNQWYEEGLIDPDFVATDSKLRDAKVTGNQLGSFISYGGSGIGHYMTLMKGDPNFHLAPVRYPSLEKGEVPDFAHKDHAYNGIGAAITTSNQQIEETIEWLDYNYGEEGHMLFNFGVEGESYTMEDDYPTYTKTITDNPDGLPMVQALGQYVRAGYNGPFVQDVRYIEQYMQMPEQQEAIVIWGEGKHDKVMPHISPTEEESGELSSILNDVNTYRETMVNKFIMGEEPLDGFDDYVETLKGMGIERAIEINQAALNRFNER, from the coding sequence ATGGAAAAGAAAGCGCTGTCATGGGTGTCTAGCCTGCTTCTTTTGACTATTGTCATCTTATCCGGCTGTCAAAGTGATGAGGCGACAAGTGAGACAGAAAGTGGAGAGGGAGCTGAAGAAGGTGCTTTAGAAATCACTTATTTTAATTCACTGAATACGGCGGTAGCCGCGAATTTAACGACGTTAAATGATGTCGCTGCATATCAAGAGTTGGAAAAGCGGACAGGCGTCAAAGTTGACTTTGAGCACCCACCGGTTGGTGGCGATGTCAACCAGCAGTTTAACTTAATGATGGCTTCAGGAGATTTGCCAGATGTCATTGAATGGTTATGGACGGGTGTTCCAGGTGGCATTACAAAATATGCCAATGAAAAGAAGCTCGTGCGCTTAAATGATTACTTAGATGAGCATGCGCCAAATCTTTCTGCTGTATTAGAGGAAAATCCGGAGTGGAGAAAACAGATATCTGCGGATGATGGAGGGATATACCAATTTCCGTTTTTACGCGGTGATGAGAAACTTCTGACGTTTTTTGGACCAATTATTCGACAAGACTGGCTAGATGATTTAGGGCTTGAGCGACCAGAGACGATCGATGAGTGGCATGAAGTATTGACAGCTTTTAAAAATGAAGATCCAAACGGCAACGGGGAGGCAGATGAAATTCCGCTTTTGCCAGATTTAGCATCGAACGCATTTGTTGGGGCGTTTGGCGTGATACCTGGATTTTACCATGAGGATAACGAGGTGCATTACGGGCCGATCGAGCCGGAGTTTAAAGAATTTTTGACACTGATGAACCAATGGTATGAAGAAGGTTTGATTGATCCTGACTTTGTTGCTACGGATTCAAAGCTGCGTGATGCGAAGGTTACGGGAAATCAGCTTGGCTCATTTATATCGTACGGTGGGTCTGGAATAGGCCATTATATGACGCTGATGAAAGGCGATCCAAACTTTCATTTAGCGCCCGTTCGTTACCCATCATTGGAAAAGGGTGAGGTGCCTGATTTTGCGCATAAAGACCATGCGTATAACGGGATAGGTGCAGCGATTACGACCTCCAATCAACAGATCGAAGAAACGATCGAATGGCTCGATTACAACTACGGCGAAGAAGGGCATATGCTCTTTAACTTCGGTGTTGAAGGCGAGAGCTATACGATGGAAGATGACTATCCGACGTATACAAAAACAATTACCGACAATCCAGATGGGCTTCCTATGGTTCAGGCGCTTGGTCAGTACGTAAGAGCAGGGTACAACGGGCCATTTGTCCAAGATGTCCGCTATATTGAACAATATATGCAAATGCCAGAACAGCAAGAAGCGATCGTCATTTGGGGTGAAGGCAAACACGACAAAGTGATGCCGCACATTTCGCCGACGGAAGAAGAAAGCGGTGAGCTGTCATCAATTTTAAATGATGTGAACACGTACAGGGAAACCATGGTGAATAAATTTATTATGGGTGAAGAGCCGCTTGATGGTTTTGATGATTATGTTGAGACATTGAAAGGGATGGGCATAGAACGTGCGATTGAAATTAATCAGGCTGCACTTAATCGCTTTAACGAGCGTTGA